A DNA window from Centroberyx gerrardi isolate f3 chromosome 3, fCenGer3.hap1.cur.20231027, whole genome shotgun sequence contains the following coding sequences:
- the LOC139929597 gene encoding ATP-dependent RNA helicase DDX39A, whose amino-acid sequence MAENDVDNELLDYEEDEEPQGAPETVAPAGKKEVKGSYVSIHSSGFRDFLLKPELLRAIVDCGFEHPSEVQHECIPQAILGMDILCQAKSGMGKTAVFVLATLQQIEPVDGQVSVLVMCHTRELAFQISKEYERFSKYMPTVKAAVFFGGLAIKKDEDVLKKNCPHIVVGTPGRILALIRNKTLNLKNVKHFVLDECDKMLEQLDMRRDVQDIFRLTPHEKQCMMFSATLSKEIRPVCRKFMQDPMEVFVDDETKLTLHGLQQYYCKLKDSEKNRKLFDLLDVLEFNQVVIFVKSVQRCVALSQLLVEQNFPAIAIHRGMAQEERLSRYQQFKDFQRRILVATNLFGRGMDIERVNIVFNYDMPEDSDTYLHRVARAGRFGTKGLAVTFVSDETDAKILNDVQDRFEVNVAELPEEIDISTYIEQSR is encoded by the exons ATGGCAGAGAACGACGTGGACAATGAGCTGCTGGACTATGAAGAGGACGAGGAGCCACAGGGAGCCCCCGAGACTGTCGCCCCCGCAGGCaagaaggaggtgaaggggTCCTACGTCTCCATCCACAGCTCTGGCTTCAGGGACTTCCTGCTCAAACCAGAGCTGCTCCGTGCCATCGTCGACTGCGGTTTTGAGCATCCCTCAGAAG tccaACATGAGTGTATTCCTCAAGCCATCCTGGGCATGGACATCCTGTGCCAGGCCAAGTCTGGTATGGGAAAGACAGCGGTGTTCGTACTGGCCACCCTGCAGCAGATAGAACCTGTGGATGGTCAG GTATCAGTCCTTGTGATGTGCCACACACGAGAGCTGGCCTTCCAGATCAGCAAGGAGTACGAGCGCTTCTCCAAGTACATGCCCACTGTCAAGGCGGCCGTGTTCTTCGGcggcctggccatcaagaagGACGAGGACGTCCTGAAGAAGAACTGCCCCCACATCGTCGTAGGAACGCCAGGACGCATCCTGGCCCTCATCCGCAACAAGACCCTCAACCTGAAGAACGTCAAGCACTTTGTCCTCGACGAGTGCGATAAGATGCTGGAGCAGTTGG ACATGAGGCGTGACGTCCAGGACATCTTCAGGCTGACGCCACATGAGAAGCAGTGTATGATGTTCAGCGCCACGCTAAGCAAGGAGATCCGCCCCGTCTGCCGCAAGTTCATGCAGGAC CCCATGGAGGTGTTTGTGGACGACGAGACCAAGCTGACGCTCCACGGCCTGCAGCAGTATTACTGCAAGCTGAAAGACAGCGAGAAGAACCGCAAGCTCTTCGACCTGCTCGACGTGCTCGAGTTCAACCAG GTGGTGATCTTTGTGAAGTCGGTGCAGCGCTGCGTGGCTCTGTCCCAGCTGCTGGTGGAGCAGAACTTCCCTGCCATCGCCATCCACAGGGGCATGGcacaggaggagag GTTATCCCGGTACCAGCAGTTTAAAGACTTCCAGCGGCGTATCCTGGTGGCCACCAACCTGTTCGGCCGAGGCATGGACATCGAGCGAGTCAACATCGTCTTCAACTACGACATGCCAGAGGATTCCGACACATACCTTCACAGA gTGGCCCGCGCCGGCAGGTTCGGGACCAAAGGCCTGGCCGTCACTTTTGTGTCAGACGAGACCGACGCCAAGATCCTGAATGACGTGCAGGACCGCTTCGAGGTCAACGTAGCAGAGCTGCCAGAGGAGATCGATATCTCCACCTACA tCGAGCAGTCCAGATGA
- the LOC139929595 gene encoding CCN family member 1-like yields MAFLIYLTLLTTAVITQVTAGCPAACDCPAEPLVCPPGVSAVPDGCGCCKVCAAQLDQDCSPMMPCDHHKGLECNYGNDVTMAWGICRAKLEGRTCEYNGRIYQNGESFRAGCKHQCTCIDGAVGCAPLCDNRLPPASPSCPYPRLVRVPGQCCFTVDCHKGTWRLPPKHQVPPPQQRQPGPPHHPAPHQPGNELVLGNELAEGKPSGWEDEHGHKHLPVWNHLKEKCAVQTTDWSQCSRSCGMGVSSRITNKNAQCKLERETRICTVRPCHGLTIPAKKGKKCSPTHKAPEPVRLSYGECLSVRLYRPNYCGVCTDGRCCSPRRTRTVPVTFVCPDGERFQRSAMFVQSCKCRDDCGHLNEAALPPQHWMYGDTHKFID; encoded by the exons GGGGTGAGCGCCGTGCCCGACGGGTGCGGGTGCTGCAAGGTGTGCGCCGCACAGCTCGACCAAGACTGCAGTCCCATGATGCCCTGCGACCACCACAAGGGCCTGGAGTGTAATTACGGCAACGATGTGACCATGGCCTGGGGCATCTGTCgag CCAAACTGGAGGGACGCACGTGCGAGTACAACGGCAGGATCTACCAGAACGGTGAGAGCTTCCGCGCCGGCTGTAAACACCAGTGTACCTGCATCGACGGCGCCGTCGGCTGCGCTCCCCTCTGCGACAACCGCCTGCCGCCGGCCTCGCCCTCCTGCCCGTACCCGCGGCTGGTCAGGGTGCCGGGGCAGTGCTGCTTCACTGTGGACTGCCATAAGGGCACCTGGCGCCTGCCACCCAAACATCAG GTGCCTCCGCCGCAGCAGCGCCAGCCCggccccccccaccaccctgcCCCACACCAGCCTGGGAATGAACTGGTGTTGGGCAACGAGCTGGCGGAGGGCAAGCCCAGCGGCTGGGAGGACGAGCACGGACACAAACACTTGCCTG TGTGGAACCACCTGAAGGAGAAGTGTGCGGTCCAGACCACCGACTGGTCCCAGTGCTCCCGCAGCTGTGGGATGGGCGTGTCTTCCCGGATCACCAACAAGAACGCCCAGTgcaagctggagagagagaccagaatatGCACCGTGCGGCCGTGCCACGGCCTGACCATCCCCGCCAAG AAAGGGAAGAAGTGCTCCCCGACCCACAAAGCCCCGGAACCCGTCCGCCTGTCCTACGGCGAATGCCTGAGCGTCCGCCTCTACCGGCCCAACTACTGTGGCGTGTGCACCGACGGCCGCTGCTGCTCGCCGCGCCGCACGCGCACCGTGCCCGTCACCTTCGTTTGCCCGGACGGCGAGCGTTTCCAGAGGTCGGCCATGTTCGTCCAGTCATGCAAATGCAGGGACGACTGCGGCCACCTCAACGAAGCGGCCCTCCCTCCGCAGCACTGGATGTACGGGGACACCCACAAGTTCATCGACTAG